Proteins found in one Terribacillus sp. DMT04 genomic segment:
- the deoC gene encoding deoxyribose-phosphate aldolase: MENIAAYIDHTLLKPDATKEQIDVIVEEAAAHKFASVCVNPYWVSYCADKLQGTDVKVCTVIGFPLGASTSAVKALETKDAIEKGAGEIDMVINIGALKSGDLVTVESDIRAVTEAANGVLTKVIIETALLTEEEKVTACELAVKAGADYVKTSTGFSGGGATVADIALMRKTVGPDIGVKASGGVRDREATLAMIETGATRIGASAGVQIIAGGAGTSDY; this comes from the coding sequence TTGGAAAACATTGCAGCATATATTGATCACACACTCTTAAAACCGGATGCTACGAAAGAACAGATTGATGTCATTGTCGAGGAAGCGGCAGCACATAAGTTTGCTTCTGTTTGTGTAAATCCATACTGGGTTTCTTATTGTGCAGATAAATTGCAAGGCACAGATGTAAAAGTTTGTACGGTTATTGGCTTCCCGCTTGGTGCATCAACTAGCGCTGTAAAAGCGCTGGAGACAAAGGATGCAATTGAAAAAGGCGCTGGAGAAATTGATATGGTCATTAATATTGGTGCTTTAAAATCAGGTGATTTGGTAACGGTTGAGTCTGATATTCGTGCGGTTACAGAAGCAGCTAACGGCGTTTTGACAAAGGTTATCATTGAAACAGCTTTGCTGACAGAAGAAGAAAAAGTAACAGCTTGTGAGCTTGCCGTAAAAGCTGGAGCAGACTATGTTAAAACGTCTACTGGATTTTCCGGCGGAGGAGCGACAGTGGCTGATATCGCCTTGATGCGTAAAACTGTCGGACCAGATATCGGCGTCAAAGCTTCCGGCGGCGTTCGTGATCGTGAAGCTACACTGGCGATGATTGAGACAGGTGCTACTCGAATTGGTGCTAGCGCAGGCGTACAAATTATTGCCGGCGGTGCAGGTACAAGCGACTATTAA
- a CDS encoding HD family phosphohydrolase, with protein sequence MAGKKFTNLFKRKAKTGNRTIILIGALLLGCFFFIATASNVMTRNYDVQIYDTASETIRSPITIENEAETERQRQEAGQQIDDRYTVSAEITEAKTDAVDEIFTAIGQVNDSEKSTDKRVEDIKQLLSESIKEELTDRQIAQLVQIPTEERQISEKVFTDAMTDFLEDGVKRDEVQKRQEEMRERINYADVSSNTKEALRSLTSFAIVQNASFDAQATASQKAEARQNVASVMIRAGEIIVQEGQTITNDVYEELELVGLLNSTRNVLPLIGLVLLLALLTGILSFETIHTTKKNTKANKSVLLFVFLLICVSVILLKLISVIGSTETHYYLLLPTAVAAVLFRHLLSERFAICYSIVYSILAGVILNDEIPGSLNMEAALYFLFAQLAAVYAIRYVKEKGAMAKALLFLGSVQIISVLLFVFFAFEKYTWDVIIIYCGFAALSALLTVILVAGILPFAETGFGVLSETKLLMLSKPNHPLLKKILTDAPGTYHHSIMVANLSEAACEAIGADGLLARVGAYYHDLGKTRQPQLFIENQMGRKNPHDHLSPRQSAEIIIRHPYDGAKMLQDNHFPKEIVDMAKQHHGTSLLKFFYYKEKEYNKDVTEDTYRYPGPRPATKETAVLSICDSVEAAVRSMKEPTQEKIRSLVDSIIKDKLMDGQLDCAPLTMQDLQEIKDAICQALTGIFHSRIEYPDEEKVKEAN encoded by the coding sequence GTGGCTGGTAAAAAGTTCACAAATCTGTTCAAAAGGAAAGCCAAAACCGGTAATCGTACGATTATCCTAATCGGAGCTTTACTGCTTGGGTGCTTTTTCTTTATTGCGACAGCTTCTAACGTAATGACGAGAAATTATGATGTGCAGATCTATGATACAGCGAGTGAAACAATCCGGTCGCCTATTACAATTGAGAACGAAGCAGAGACAGAAAGGCAGCGGCAGGAAGCGGGACAGCAAATAGACGATCGCTACACCGTTTCCGCAGAGATCACCGAAGCGAAGACAGATGCTGTAGATGAAATTTTCACTGCAATTGGGCAAGTCAATGATAGTGAAAAGTCGACAGATAAAAGAGTCGAGGACATCAAGCAGCTGCTTTCGGAATCGATTAAGGAAGAGCTGACTGATCGGCAAATCGCCCAGCTTGTCCAAATACCAACAGAAGAAAGACAGATCAGTGAAAAGGTCTTTACGGATGCGATGACAGACTTTTTGGAGGATGGTGTAAAACGGGATGAGGTGCAGAAGAGACAGGAAGAAATGCGCGAGCGAATTAACTATGCGGATGTTTCCAGCAATACGAAGGAAGCCCTGCGTTCTCTGACAAGTTTTGCAATTGTGCAGAATGCTTCATTTGATGCGCAAGCAACTGCTTCTCAAAAAGCAGAAGCTCGGCAAAACGTTGCATCTGTTATGATCCGTGCAGGAGAGATAATTGTACAAGAAGGCCAGACAATTACAAATGATGTATATGAGGAATTAGAGCTTGTTGGTTTGTTAAATTCAACGAGAAATGTGCTGCCACTGATTGGACTCGTCTTGCTGCTAGCACTCCTGACTGGCATATTATCATTTGAAACCATACATACAACAAAGAAAAACACGAAAGCAAATAAATCGGTACTGCTATTTGTATTCTTGCTAATTTGCGTATCTGTTATCCTGCTTAAGTTAATTAGTGTGATAGGATCTACCGAAACGCATTATTATTTGCTGCTGCCAACTGCAGTTGCCGCTGTGCTGTTTCGACATTTATTAAGTGAGCGATTTGCTATCTGTTACAGCATCGTCTACAGTATACTGGCTGGGGTTATCCTGAATGATGAGATACCCGGTTCACTCAATATGGAGGCTGCGCTTTACTTTCTCTTTGCGCAGCTCGCGGCAGTTTATGCTATACGTTATGTGAAAGAAAAAGGAGCAATGGCAAAGGCGCTATTATTCTTGGGAAGTGTACAAATTATTAGTGTTTTGTTATTTGTATTCTTTGCTTTCGAGAAATATACCTGGGATGTAATAATCATTTATTGCGGTTTTGCAGCATTGTCAGCCTTGCTTACTGTTATTCTTGTTGCTGGTATCCTACCGTTTGCTGAAACAGGTTTTGGCGTTTTATCGGAGACAAAACTGCTCATGCTCTCGAAGCCAAATCATCCGCTGCTGAAAAAGATTTTGACTGACGCACCAGGAACATATCATCACAGCATCATGGTAGCAAATCTGAGTGAAGCGGCATGCGAAGCCATCGGAGCCGATGGTTTGCTCGCCAGAGTAGGTGCTTATTATCATGACCTCGGTAAAACAAGACAGCCGCAGCTTTTCATTGAGAATCAAATGGGCCGAAAAAACCCGCACGATCATTTATCACCGCGCCAAAGTGCAGAGATTATTATTCGTCATCCTTATGATGGAGCCAAAATGTTGCAGGACAACCATTTTCCGAAAGAAATTGTGGATATGGCAAAACAGCATCATGGTACGTCGTTATTGAAGTTTTTTTATTACAAAGAAAAGGAATATAATAAAGATGTAACCGAAGACACGTATCGTTACCCTGGCCCAAGACCCGCTACAAAAGAAACTGCGGTTTTGTCGATTTGTGATTCGGTAGAAGCAGCTGTACGTTCCATGAAGGAACCGACACAGGAGAAGATTCGCAGTCTGGTCGATTCTATTATCAAAGACAAATTAATGGATGGCCAGCTTGATTGTGCACCTTTGACCATGCAGGATTTGCAGGAGATAAAAGATGCAATCTGCCAGGCGCTTACGGGGATATTCCATTCCCGTATTGAATACCCAGATGAAGAGAAAGTGAAGGAGGCAAATTAA
- a CDS encoding GatB/YqeY domain-containing protein codes for MSLTERLNQDMKTAMKARDKETLSVIRMVKASLQNEAIRTGNDTLSEDEELTVLSREVKQRKDSLQEFQEAGRDDLVQKQEAELQVLKGYMPEQLSEEELEDVIKQTITEVGATSKKDMGSVMSAVMPKVKGKTDGSLVNKIVNKHLS; via the coding sequence ATGTCATTAACAGAACGTCTGAACCAGGATATGAAGACTGCGATGAAAGCAAGGGACAAGGAAACGCTTAGCGTAATCCGGATGGTGAAAGCCAGCTTGCAAAACGAAGCAATTCGTACTGGTAATGACACGCTGTCAGAAGATGAAGAACTTACCGTTTTATCTCGAGAGGTAAAACAACGAAAAGATTCCCTCCAAGAATTCCAAGAAGCTGGACGCGATGACCTGGTACAAAAACAAGAAGCTGAGCTTCAAGTTTTAAAAGGTTATATGCCGGAACAGCTTTCGGAAGAAGAACTTGAAGACGTCATTAAACAAACCATCACGGAGGTAGGAGCTACTTCCAAGAAAGACATGGGCTCAGTAATGAGTGCTGTCATGCCGAAAGTAAAAGGTAAAACTGATGGTTCTTTAGTTAATAAAATCGTGAATAAGCACTTGTCTTAA
- the ybeY gene encoding rRNA maturation RNase YbeY, producing the protein MHIDFHDNTNSVTEDYIDLIDRLIQYAADAEDITKEAEISITFVDNEEIQVINRNYRQKDTPTDVISFAMQEEGEGETQIIGEELPVVYGDIIISVDMAKEQAEEYEHSLERELGFLALHGFLHLLGYDHMNEADEKKMFGRQEEILNGFGLKREEN; encoded by the coding sequence ATGCATATTGATTTTCATGATAATACAAATTCTGTCACAGAAGACTATATTGATCTGATTGACAGATTAATTCAATACGCTGCAGATGCAGAGGACATTACGAAGGAGGCGGAGATCTCTATTACGTTTGTTGATAATGAGGAGATTCAGGTGATTAACCGAAATTATCGCCAAAAAGATACCCCGACAGATGTTATCTCTTTTGCCATGCAAGAAGAAGGAGAAGGCGAGACACAGATTATTGGAGAAGAACTTCCAGTCGTCTACGGGGATATAATTATTTCCGTTGATATGGCGAAAGAGCAGGCGGAGGAATATGAGCATAGTTTGGAGCGCGAGCTTGGTTTTCTTGCTTTACATGGATTCCTCCACTTGCTTGGCTATGATCATATGAATGAAGCAGATGAAAAGAAGATGTTCGGAAGACAAGAGGAGATTTTGAATGGCTTCGGACTCAAACGAGAAGAAAACTAA
- the floA gene encoding flotillin-like protein FloA (flotillin-like protein involved in membrane lipid rafts): MNQEILVPIIIAAVILIALIILFTFVPVALWISALAAGVKISIFTLVGMRLRRVIPSRVISPLIKAHKAGLKVDTNQLESHYLAGGNVDRVVNALIAAHRANIELPFERSAAIDLAGRDVLEAVQMSVNPKVIETPFISGVAIDGIEVKAKARITVRANIDRLVGGAGEDTIIARVGEGIVSTIGSSENHSNVLENPDKISHNVLNRGLDSGTAFEILSIDIADIDIGKNIGAILQTDQAEADKNIAQAKAEERRAMAVAQEQENLARVQEMRAKVVEAEADVPLALAEALRSGNMGVMDYMNYQNINADTTMRDSIGGLPQGDKEDNEL; this comes from the coding sequence ATGAACCAAGAAATTCTTGTACCAATTATTATCGCTGCAGTCATTTTGATTGCATTGATCATCCTGTTTACATTCGTACCAGTGGCATTGTGGATTAGTGCCTTAGCTGCGGGTGTTAAAATCAGCATCTTTACGCTTGTTGGAATGCGGTTGCGACGTGTTATACCATCACGTGTTATCAGCCCGCTCATTAAAGCACATAAAGCGGGACTGAAGGTCGATACCAACCAGTTGGAGAGTCATTACTTGGCTGGAGGTAATGTAGACCGTGTCGTCAACGCACTCATTGCAGCGCATCGTGCGAACATTGAATTGCCATTTGAACGCTCTGCAGCAATTGACTTGGCAGGCCGTGATGTGCTGGAAGCTGTTCAAATGAGTGTTAATCCAAAAGTAATTGAAACACCTTTTATCTCTGGTGTTGCGATTGATGGTATCGAAGTAAAAGCGAAAGCCCGAATTACTGTACGAGCGAATATCGACCGTCTAGTCGGTGGTGCCGGTGAAGATACGATCATCGCACGTGTTGGGGAAGGTATTGTTAGTACAATTGGTAGCTCGGAGAACCATTCCAATGTCTTGGAAAATCCAGATAAAATTTCTCATAATGTATTGAACCGCGGCTTGGATTCCGGAACAGCTTTTGAAATTCTGTCTATTGATATTGCTGATATTGATATTGGCAAAAACATTGGCGCAATACTGCAGACAGACCAAGCTGAGGCGGATAAAAATATCGCACAAGCAAAAGCAGAAGAGCGCCGGGCAATGGCGGTCGCACAAGAGCAAGAAAACTTGGCACGTGTACAAGAGATGCGTGCAAAAGTTGTGGAAGCGGAAGCTGATGTACCACTTGCCCTTGCTGAAGCGCTTCGTTCCGGGAACATGGGTGTAATGGATTATATGAACTATCAAAATATCAATGCTGATACGACGATGCGAGACAGCATCGGCGGTTTACCGCAAGGCGACAAAGAAGATAACGAGCTGTAA
- a CDS encoding NfeD family protein, with protein sequence MLHYIEVSTLQTATFSFGDTIASWITSPIIVTILLSIAFAGLAVELFTPGFGAGGILGVAAAGVFLYGHIAGGFLSGTDILLLTAAIILLVLELFVPGGMMGLLGMIGLLWVLFRIAADKTDMMISISIAFIVTVVAVVYVIRIVGFEKGMFKPMILQDTLRPDSIPSLDSLIGKRGTTTTPLRPTGVAEIEDKKLDVITDGRYIASGEEIVVIRTEGTKIIVSSLANEEENK encoded by the coding sequence ATGCTGCACTATATTGAGGTTAGTACCCTGCAAACGGCAACATTCTCTTTTGGCGATACTATCGCGTCGTGGATTACATCACCAATTATTGTAACAATTCTTTTGTCCATCGCATTTGCTGGACTAGCGGTTGAACTGTTCACTCCTGGTTTTGGAGCAGGAGGGATACTTGGAGTAGCCGCTGCTGGAGTTTTCCTTTATGGTCACATTGCAGGAGGGTTCTTATCCGGTACGGATATACTTCTTTTGACTGCAGCTATTATTTTACTTGTCCTGGAGTTATTCGTACCAGGCGGCATGATGGGACTGCTTGGTATGATCGGTCTGCTTTGGGTTTTATTTCGCATAGCGGCAGACAAAACGGATATGATGATAAGTATAAGCATTGCATTTATTGTAACCGTTGTGGCTGTTGTTTATGTTATCCGCATTGTCGGATTTGAAAAAGGCATGTTCAAACCGATGATTCTCCAAGATACGCTAAGACCCGATAGCATCCCCAGTTTGGATTCGCTTATTGGCAAACGTGGCACAACGACTACGCCTTTGCGTCCAACAGGTGTGGCAGAGATCGAAGACAAAAAGCTGGACGTGATCACCGACGGAAGATACATTGCCAGTGGAGAAGAAATAGTTGTTATTCGTACAGAGGGAACGAAAATCATCGTCAGCTCTTTGGCGAATGAGGAGGAAAACAAATGA
- the yqfD gene encoding sporulation protein YqfD, producing the protein MKKHTQDIYFTGYVTVLIKGDRPELFFNQLVQEKVLVWDIVKQDHQTCEAKIRKQDISKLRMKRRRTGYKVQFRSKHGFPFLFTSILRKKPLLLGILISILSIFLLSNTVWKIDIKGVSPELEHQIETQLDEYGVRLGAFKLTLGAPVDIQQRLLQDIPELLWIGVQEKGTTYALEGVPKTIVKEKEQPGPRHLVAKKKGVIVDMFVSEGAPQVGVHDYVEPGDVLVSGLIGKDPPAATDEEEAEKPEDTRKQVAATGNVIARTWYNVSVSVPLNETYTVLSGNQKTKYAAQFGEKFRVPFWGFGDSGYQDAQEQTSTRYLRFLRWKLPLGVTKTTEYERVSKQVKRTKEEAKAQAVKLANQDLQLQIGKESDIISQKILHETVENGKVKLILYFQVNEDIATSQPLSQGD; encoded by the coding sequence ATGAAGAAACACACACAGGACATCTACTTTACTGGATATGTAACAGTCCTAATAAAAGGCGATAGACCAGAGCTGTTTTTTAATCAGCTTGTTCAGGAGAAGGTTCTGGTCTGGGATATCGTCAAGCAGGACCATCAAACATGCGAAGCGAAAATCAGAAAGCAGGATATAAGTAAGCTTCGCATGAAACGAAGGAGGACAGGCTATAAAGTTCAATTTCGTTCAAAGCATGGCTTTCCGTTTCTCTTCACTTCAATTTTGCGTAAAAAACCTTTGCTGCTAGGTATTCTTATAAGCATATTAAGTATCTTTCTCCTTTCCAATACCGTCTGGAAGATTGATATTAAAGGCGTTAGTCCCGAATTGGAGCATCAAATTGAAACGCAGCTCGACGAATATGGCGTACGTCTAGGAGCATTCAAATTGACTTTAGGTGCGCCGGTTGATATTCAGCAGCGGTTATTACAGGATATTCCTGAGCTTTTATGGATAGGAGTGCAAGAAAAAGGGACAACCTATGCATTAGAAGGTGTGCCAAAGACGATTGTAAAAGAAAAGGAACAACCTGGACCACGTCATCTTGTTGCGAAAAAAAAGGGTGTCATTGTGGACATGTTTGTCTCAGAAGGGGCGCCGCAAGTTGGAGTCCATGATTATGTGGAACCTGGAGATGTTTTAGTATCCGGTTTAATTGGTAAGGATCCGCCTGCTGCAACAGATGAAGAGGAAGCAGAAAAACCGGAAGACACGCGTAAACAGGTTGCTGCTACAGGCAATGTTATTGCTCGTACGTGGTATAATGTATCTGTATCTGTTCCGCTTAACGAAACGTATACCGTACTGAGCGGCAACCAGAAGACCAAATACGCTGCACAGTTTGGTGAAAAGTTTCGAGTGCCGTTTTGGGGGTTCGGTGATTCCGGCTATCAAGACGCACAAGAACAAACCTCTACCCGTTATTTACGTTTTCTCCGCTGGAAGCTTCCTTTAGGAGTTACGAAAACTACCGAATATGAGCGGGTCTCCAAACAGGTGAAGCGGACGAAAGAAGAAGCCAAAGCGCAGGCGGTAAAGCTGGCTAATCAAGATCTTCAGCTGCAAATCGGCAAAGAGTCTGACATTATTTCTCAAAAAATTTTACATGAGACTGTCGAGAATGGTAAAGTTAAATTAATCTTATACTTTCAAGTTAATGAAGATATTGCAACATCTCAACCTTTATCTCAAGGAGATTGA
- the rpsU gene encoding 30S ribosomal protein S21 produces the protein MSNTTRVRKNESLEDALRRFKRTVSKSGTLSEYRKREFYEKPSVRRKKKSEAARKRK, from the coding sequence ATGTCAAACACTACTCGCGTTCGCAAAAACGAGTCTCTTGAAGATGCTCTTCGTCGCTTTAAGCGCACAGTTTCTAAAAGCGGTACTCTATCTGAATACCGTAAGCGTGAATTCTACGAAAAACCTAGTGTTCGTCGCAAGAAAAAATCTGAGGCGGCTAGAAAGCGTAAGTAA
- the era gene encoding GTPase Era has translation MVEEFRSGFISIIGRPNVGKSTLLNRFVGQKIAIMSDKPQTTRNRIQGVLSQDDAQFIFIDTPGIHKPKHKLGDFMVKTAENTMNEVDAVMFMVNAEEGYGRGDQFILERLQKVNNPVFLVLNKIDKIHPDKLFELIEQYKDKLDFAEIVPISALEGNNTAHLLDTLKGYLPEGPQYYPEDQVTDHPERFIVSELIREKVLHLTREEIPHSIAVVIEAIENRHSTTEKVFIQATIVTERKSQKGIIIGKQGSMLKQVGKLARRDIEMLLGSKVFLELWVKVQPDWRNKQAQLNDYGFSRDEY, from the coding sequence ATGGTAGAAGAATTTCGTTCTGGTTTTATTTCCATCATCGGGAGACCGAATGTAGGAAAATCAACTTTGTTAAATCGTTTCGTGGGGCAGAAAATTGCTATTATGAGTGATAAGCCGCAGACGACGCGTAATCGGATTCAAGGGGTGCTTTCACAAGATGACGCACAGTTCATCTTTATTGATACGCCTGGTATCCATAAACCGAAGCATAAGCTCGGTGATTTTATGGTAAAGACTGCAGAAAACACAATGAATGAAGTGGACGCTGTCATGTTTATGGTCAATGCAGAGGAAGGCTATGGACGGGGAGATCAGTTCATTCTTGAGCGGCTGCAGAAGGTTAACAATCCAGTTTTCCTTGTTTTGAATAAAATTGATAAGATTCACCCAGATAAGCTTTTTGAACTTATCGAGCAGTATAAGGACAAGTTGGATTTTGCAGAGATTGTTCCTATTAGTGCACTGGAAGGAAACAACACGGCTCATTTATTGGATACGTTAAAGGGCTATCTTCCAGAAGGACCGCAGTATTACCCTGAAGATCAAGTAACAGATCATCCGGAGCGTTTCATTGTTAGTGAATTGATTCGTGAAAAGGTACTGCATTTAACACGTGAAGAAATACCGCATTCAATTGCTGTGGTTATTGAAGCAATTGAGAATCGTCATAGCACAACCGAGAAAGTTTTCATTCAGGCGACAATTGTAACGGAACGTAAATCCCAAAAAGGAATCATTATTGGTAAGCAAGGCAGTATGCTGAAACAAGTTGGTAAACTTGCGCGCAGAGATATAGAAATGCTGCTTGGTAGTAAGGTATTTCTTGAACTTTGGGTGAAAGTGCAGCCAGACTGGCGGAACAAGCAAGCGCAGCTTAATGATTACGGATTTAGCCGCGACGAATATTAA
- a CDS encoding diacylglycerol kinase family protein, with protein MASDSNEKKTKTGIGFRYAWNGIRWTFVHERNFRIHTIATFLVLLAGVLFRIEAAEWAAVLLSIGFVIVTEMINTVVELMMDHLSPEQSKAVGLIKDISAGAVFVAAITAICVGLIVFIPELLSVL; from the coding sequence ATGGCTTCGGACTCAAACGAGAAGAAAACTAAGACCGGCATTGGATTTCGCTATGCGTGGAACGGTATTCGATGGACATTTGTCCATGAGAGGAATTTTCGGATCCATACAATAGCGACGTTCCTTGTTCTGTTAGCGGGCGTGCTGTTTCGTATAGAAGCAGCAGAGTGGGCGGCTGTGCTCTTAAGCATCGGTTTTGTCATCGTGACAGAGATGATTAACACAGTCGTCGAACTCATGATGGACCACCTGTCACCAGAACAAAGCAAAGCAGTCGGCCTAATCAAGGATATCTCAGCGGGTGCTGTCTTTGTTGCAGCCATTACCGCTATTTGTGTCGGCTTGATTGTTTTCATACCGGAATTGCTTTCTGTTTTGTAA
- the yqfC gene encoding sporulation protein YqfC — protein MKKWQQRIGNWFTEHLDMPADVVLELPRITTIGHFHAYIENHRGLILFSDNELRLRLNTGFLLITGESFVLKVMLPEEILLEGKMKEFKFIES, from the coding sequence ATGAAAAAATGGCAACAGCGGATCGGAAACTGGTTCACTGAGCACCTAGATATGCCTGCTGATGTGGTGCTGGAACTCCCTCGTATAACGACCATTGGTCACTTTCACGCCTATATCGAGAATCACAGAGGGTTAATCCTCTTTTCCGATAACGAACTTCGACTGCGGCTTAACACAGGTTTCCTGCTCATAACAGGAGAGTCCTTCGTATTGAAGGTCATGCTGCCGGAGGAAATACTGCTTGAGGGAAAAATGAAGGAATTTAAATTCATCGAATCATAA
- a CDS encoding PhoH family protein, giving the protein MPEDVKRVNLQLKDTNETLALFGTEDRHLKQIEEQFQVSIVTRGEEVRVTGREEDVRLTEELLQALSAVIRRGIPIGERDVVYAVELAKKDSLDQFETLFDDEITKNAKGKSIRVKTLGQRSYVNGIKSHDLVFGIGPAGTGKTYLAVVMAVNALKKGIVKRIILTRPAVEAGESLGFLPGDLKEKVDPYLRPLYDALHDVMGLEQTTRLIERGTIEIAPLAYMRGRTLDDAFVILDEAQNTTNAQMKMFLTRLGFGSKMVITGDITQIDLPKGAASGLRSVETRLSNVKGVFFTYLKQTDVVRHPLVQRIIDAYESE; this is encoded by the coding sequence ATGCCCGAAGACGTGAAACGTGTGAACTTACAATTAAAAGATACCAATGAAACATTAGCTTTATTCGGTACAGAAGACCGTCATCTTAAGCAAATTGAAGAACAATTTCAAGTATCCATCGTGACTCGCGGTGAAGAAGTTCGGGTAACCGGAAGAGAAGAAGATGTACGATTAACCGAAGAGCTGCTGCAAGCCCTGTCAGCTGTCATTAGACGTGGAATCCCAATTGGGGAACGTGATGTTGTATATGCAGTCGAATTGGCTAAAAAGGACAGCCTTGATCAATTTGAAACATTATTTGATGATGAAATAACAAAGAATGCAAAAGGAAAATCAATTCGAGTCAAAACGTTAGGTCAGCGCAGCTATGTGAATGGCATCAAATCGCATGACTTAGTTTTCGGTATTGGTCCTGCCGGTACGGGTAAAACCTACTTGGCAGTTGTCATGGCCGTCAATGCTTTGAAAAAAGGTATTGTCAAACGGATTATCCTGACCCGGCCAGCAGTGGAAGCTGGGGAAAGCCTTGGATTCCTCCCGGGTGATTTAAAGGAGAAGGTAGATCCGTATCTCCGTCCTCTGTACGATGCACTGCATGATGTTATGGGACTGGAGCAGACAACAAGACTGATTGAGCGCGGTACAATAGAGATTGCGCCGCTTGCATATATGCGCGGACGTACGTTGGATGACGCATTTGTCATTTTGGATGAAGCTCAGAATACAACGAATGCCCAGATGAAGATGTTTCTGACACGACTTGGCTTTGGTTCTAAAATGGTTATTACAGGCGACATTACACAGATTGACTTGCCAAAAGGCGCAGCTTCTGGTTTACGCTCTGTGGAAACAAGGCTTAGCAATGTAAAAGGTGTCTTTTTCACTTACTTGAAACAGACAGACGTTGTGCGTCACCCGCTTGTACAACGTATCATTGACGCATACGAATCAGAATAA